Proteins encoded in a region of the Pigmentiphaga litoralis genome:
- a CDS encoding efflux RND transporter permease subunit: MNVSAWSIRNPIPAVMLFVLLTFGGLLAFNAMKIQNFPDIDLPTVTVTASLPGAAPSQLETDVARKLENSIATVQGLKHITTKVQDGTATLIVEFRLEKPVQEAVDDVRSAIQRVRADLPADVRDPVVTKLDLAAQPVLAFTIASTKLDAPSLSWFVDNDVTKKLLALPGIGAVNRVGGVTRQVHVDLDPAKLQALGATAADISRQLRQVQVESAGGRTDLGGSEQPVRTLATVQSADQLRDMQIPLSDGRRIRLDQVANVIDTIAQPRAAALLDGKPVVGFEVARSRGQSEVAVGAAIQKALVELREQHPDITLTEAFNFVQPVQEEYDGSLHLLYEGALLAVLVVWLFLRDWRATFVSAIALPMSVIPAFIGMYLLGFSINVISLLALSLVVGILVDDAIVEVENIVRHLRMGKSPYDAAMEAADEIGLAVIATTFTLIAVFLPTAFMSGVAGKFFKQFGWTASLAVFASLVVARVLTPMMAAYMLKPIVTQEKEPGWLRMYMRAAEWCMTHRLTTMLLATVFFIGSIAMIPLLKTGFIPPDDNSQTQVYLSLAPGATLQQTLATAEETRQRLMKIDHVRSVYTTVGGGSAGGDPFASFGVAETRKATLTVKLDPRGERPRKQVVENQIRAALESLPGIRSTVGLGGSGEKYILVLSGEDPAALTTAARAVERDLRTVRGLGNITSTASLVRPEIAVRPDFARAADLGVTSFAIAETLRVATLGDYDQSLPKLNLAQRQVPIVVKLEDSARKDLSLLERLSVPGARGPVMLGQVATLTMEGGPAVIDRYDRSRNINFEIELSGTGLGDAKTAVMELPSIRNLPPGVRVAEVGDAEVMTELFNSFGLAMLTGVLCIYVVLVLLFKDFLHPVTILCALPLALGGAFVGLLIGQKALSMPSLIGLIMLMGIATKNSILLVEYAIVARRDHGMSRWDALRDACHKRARPIIMTTIAMGAGMLPIAVGFGAADASFRSPMAIAVIGGLITSTVLSLLVVPAVFTYVDDIEHWIGRTVRRMRGIREPAAGASAASASGAAAGATTRSAPESAPGAIAGSGPASASPSAAPDTPR, translated from the coding sequence ACTTTCCCGACATCGACCTGCCCACCGTCACGGTGACGGCATCGCTGCCGGGCGCGGCCCCGTCGCAGCTGGAAACCGACGTCGCCCGCAAGCTGGAAAACTCGATCGCCACGGTGCAGGGTCTCAAGCACATCACGACCAAGGTGCAGGACGGCACGGCCACCCTCATCGTTGAATTCCGGCTGGAAAAACCGGTGCAGGAAGCGGTCGATGACGTGCGGTCCGCCATCCAGCGGGTGCGGGCCGATCTGCCCGCCGACGTGCGCGATCCGGTCGTGACCAAGCTGGACCTGGCCGCGCAGCCCGTGCTGGCCTTCACGATCGCATCGACCAAGCTGGATGCGCCGTCACTGTCCTGGTTCGTCGACAACGACGTCACCAAGAAACTGCTGGCCCTGCCTGGCATCGGCGCGGTCAACCGGGTGGGCGGCGTGACGCGGCAGGTCCACGTCGACCTGGACCCCGCCAAGCTGCAGGCGCTGGGCGCCACGGCCGCCGACATCTCGCGCCAGTTGCGGCAGGTGCAGGTGGAAAGCGCCGGTGGCCGCACGGACCTGGGCGGCAGCGAGCAGCCGGTTCGCACGCTGGCCACGGTGCAATCGGCCGACCAGTTGCGCGACATGCAGATTCCGCTGTCCGATGGCCGGCGCATCCGGCTGGACCAGGTGGCCAATGTGATCGACACGATCGCGCAGCCCCGTGCCGCCGCCTTGCTGGACGGCAAGCCGGTGGTCGGCTTTGAAGTGGCACGCAGCCGCGGGCAAAGCGAAGTGGCCGTCGGCGCCGCCATCCAGAAGGCCCTGGTGGAACTGCGCGAGCAGCACCCCGACATCACCCTGACGGAAGCCTTCAATTTCGTGCAGCCGGTGCAAGAGGAATACGACGGGTCGCTGCACCTGCTGTATGAAGGCGCGCTGCTGGCCGTGCTGGTGGTGTGGCTGTTCCTGCGTGATTGGCGCGCGACCTTCGTGTCGGCCATCGCGCTGCCGATGTCGGTGATCCCCGCCTTCATCGGCATGTACTTGCTGGGCTTTTCGATCAACGTGATTTCGTTGCTGGCGCTGTCCCTGGTGGTCGGCATCCTGGTGGACGATGCGATCGTGGAGGTCGAGAACATCGTGCGCCACCTGCGCATGGGCAAGAGCCCCTACGACGCGGCCATGGAAGCGGCCGACGAGATCGGACTGGCGGTGATCGCGACCACCTTCACGCTGATCGCCGTGTTCCTGCCCACGGCCTTCATGAGCGGCGTGGCCGGCAAGTTCTTCAAGCAGTTTGGCTGGACGGCGTCACTGGCCGTGTTTGCGTCGCTGGTGGTGGCCCGCGTGCTGACCCCGATGATGGCGGCCTACATGCTCAAGCCCATCGTGACCCAGGAAAAGGAACCCGGCTGGCTCAGGATGTACATGCGGGCAGCCGAATGGTGCATGACGCATCGGCTGACCACGATGCTGCTGGCCACCGTGTTCTTTATCGGGTCGATTGCGATGATCCCGCTGCTCAAGACCGGCTTCATCCCGCCCGATGACAACTCGCAAACCCAGGTCTACCTGTCGCTGGCGCCTGGCGCTACCTTGCAGCAGACGCTGGCCACGGCCGAAGAAACCCGGCAGCGGCTGATGAAGATCGACCACGTGCGCAGCGTCTATACGACGGTGGGCGGCGGCAGCGCGGGCGGCGATCCGTTCGCCAGTTTTGGCGTGGCCGAAACGCGCAAGGCCACCTTGACCGTCAAGCTGGACCCGCGCGGCGAACGGCCCCGCAAACAGGTGGTGGAAAACCAGATCCGCGCGGCGCTGGAAAGCCTGCCCGGCATCCGCAGCACGGTGGGCCTGGGTGGGTCGGGCGAAAAATACATTCTTGTGCTGAGCGGCGAAGACCCGGCGGCCCTCACCACGGCTGCCCGCGCGGTGGAACGTGACCTGCGCACGGTGCGCGGGCTGGGCAACATCACGTCGACAGCCAGCCTGGTGCGGCCGGAAATCGCGGTGCGTCCGGACTTTGCCCGTGCGGCCGACCTGGGCGTCACCAGCTTTGCCATCGCCGAAACCTTGCGGGTCGCCACGCTGGGCGACTATGACCAGTCGCTGCCCAAGCTGAACCTGGCGCAGCGTCAGGTGCCCATCGTCGTCAAGCTGGAAGACTCGGCGCGCAAGGATTTGTCCTTGCTGGAACGGCTGTCGGTGCCTGGCGCGCGCGGTCCGGTCATGCTGGGCCAGGTCGCCACGCTGACCATGGAAGGCGGTCCGGCCGTGATCGATCGGTATGACCGGTCACGCAACATCAACTTCGAAATCGAACTGTCGGGCACCGGCCTGGGCGATGCCAAGACGGCTGTGATGGAACTGCCGTCGATCCGCAATCTGCCGCCGGGCGTGCGCGTGGCCGAAGTGGGTGACGCGGAAGTGATGACCGAGCTCTTCAACAGCTTCGGGCTGGCCATGCTGACGGGCGTGCTGTGCATCTACGTGGTGCTGGTGCTGCTGTTCAAGGACTTCCTGCACCCGGTCACGATCCTGTGCGCGCTGCCGCTGGCGTTGGGCGGCGCGTTCGTGGGCCTGCTCATCGGGCAGAAGGCGCTGTCGATGCCGTCGTTGATCGGGCTGATCATGCTGATGGGGATCGCCACCAAGAACTCGATCCTGCTGGTGGAATACGCCATCGTGGCGCGCCGCGATCACGGCATGAGCCGGTGGGACGCGCTGCGCGACGCCTGCCACAAGCGCGCCCGCCCCATCATCATGACCACCATCGCCATGGGCGCCGGCATGCTGCCGATCGCCGTGGGCTTTGGCGCGGCGGATGCCAGCTTCCGCTCGCCCATGGCCATCGCCGTCATCGGCGGGCTGATCACGTCGACCGTGTTGAGCCTGCTGGTGGTGCCCGCGGTGTTCACGTATGTGGACGACATCGAGCACTGGATTGGCCGGACGGTGCGCCGGATGCGCGGGATCCGCGAGCCAGCGGCTGGGGCCTCTGCGGCGTCCGCATCGGGGGCCGCGGCTGGGGCCACGACGCGGTCCGCGCCGGAGTCCGCGCCGGGGGCCATTGCAGGGTCCGGTCCGGCCAGCGCTTCCCCTTCTGCAGCCCCTGACACGCCTCGCTGA
- a CDS encoding mechanosensitive ion channel family protein: MQLSPSRFFLIVLLSVSSLWMPLAEAADPAPAAASADAPVTASQAKRVLGTLQDDKKRADLEETLRVISQATAATPGADAPAEEAPADAAPIALVETGVVAQIFDRVGQWFDAVGNELKVTGRTFLEFRTIGVWWDSRFGSDEARANALRAIGAVLVILAAGLAVEWLLKRVLQRPRDIVAAHAARRFAAEEAKRTAAQSVVVEAPAVDPALAAAMAAEAAGTSTASATSPAAPTAAAATASTSAPSTASATSLAAPTVTVAPVSATGVPISPITLAAASAAAAAADPAADPVAPPRQRYDRHWGVLRRIPYAVAYAILKWLPLLGFLGTTSLLIALSGGPNSAFYRAILPLVGAYAATRVTMSAIGVLITPAGAGLRLAPVTDDTARYLRRWFRRIVVVAVFGAAFTDLALAVGATADAQNAMSKLVALAVHLMVITVIFQSRQRVGHWIRGSGTGRDSVVALRTLLADIWAPALALFVVGLWVVWALGVNNGFQQLLHYFALTAGVLLVAVVTGYLALGALDKTFFGSPAEDGKSVHVIQHYQRFTQRAVIAVVVIVAILTLLQVWGFSVFNWFAPGTIGRSLLSAVSTIAVACVLAIVAWEGSNFWINRRIAIWTGAGDVGRATRLRTLVPIMRTTLFIVIALVVVLTALNQLGINIAPLLAGASIVGVALGFGSQKLVQDFITGIFLLVENAMQVGDSVTVAGVSGVVENLSIRTVRLRAGDGALHVIPFSSVSLVTNTNRGIGNAAIRLSVRADEDLDRVIASIKQVGAEMRDDPQFKDVILADLDLWGVDQVDGATVTLAGQIRTTDRGRWGVQRGFNQRIWRRFRELGIQLTNPQETVIINPLAAPRSGDAAGAGAPAGADGGATGTPPSAPPAQPA; this comes from the coding sequence ATGCAGCTATCCCCGTCCCGCTTTTTCCTGATCGTCCTGCTGAGCGTCAGCAGCCTGTGGATGCCCCTTGCCGAGGCTGCCGACCCGGCCCCCGCCGCGGCGTCGGCCGATGCGCCTGTCACGGCGTCGCAGGCCAAACGCGTGCTGGGCACGCTGCAGGATGACAAGAAGCGGGCCGATCTTGAAGAAACGCTGCGCGTGATCTCGCAAGCCACGGCGGCCACGCCGGGCGCCGATGCCCCTGCCGAAGAGGCCCCCGCCGACGCCGCGCCGATCGCGCTGGTCGAAACCGGTGTCGTGGCGCAGATTTTTGACCGGGTCGGCCAATGGTTCGATGCCGTCGGCAATGAACTCAAGGTCACGGGCCGCACCTTCCTGGAATTCCGGACCATCGGTGTCTGGTGGGACAGCCGCTTCGGCTCTGACGAGGCCCGTGCCAACGCGCTGCGCGCGATCGGTGCGGTGCTGGTGATCCTGGCCGCCGGCCTGGCGGTGGAATGGCTGCTCAAGCGGGTGCTGCAGCGCCCGCGCGACATCGTCGCGGCGCATGCCGCGCGACGGTTCGCCGCCGAAGAGGCCAAACGCACGGCGGCGCAATCGGTGGTGGTCGAAGCGCCGGCGGTGGATCCGGCCCTGGCGGCGGCCATGGCTGCCGAAGCCGCCGGCACGTCAACTGCGTCCGCCACGTCCCCAGCGGCTCCGACTGCGGCTGCGGCCACGGCCAGCACGTCCGCCCCGTCAACTGCGTCGGCCACGTCCCTAGCTGCCCCGACCGTCACAGTGGCGCCCGTCTCCGCCACCGGCGTGCCCATCTCGCCAATTACCCTGGCCGCGGCCAGCGCCGCAGCGGCTGCGGCGGACCCCGCCGCTGACCCCGTCGCGCCCCCGCGCCAGCGTTACGACCGGCACTGGGGCGTGCTGCGCCGCATTCCGTATGCCGTCGCGTATGCCATCCTCAAATGGCTGCCGCTGCTGGGCTTCCTGGGCACCACCAGCCTGCTGATCGCGCTGTCGGGCGGTCCCAACTCGGCGTTCTATCGCGCCATCCTGCCGCTGGTCGGCGCCTATGCCGCCACCCGCGTCACCATGAGCGCCATTGGCGTGCTGATCACCCCGGCCGGCGCAGGGCTGCGCCTGGCCCCCGTCACCGACGACACCGCGCGCTACCTGCGCCGCTGGTTCCGCCGCATTGTCGTGGTCGCCGTCTTCGGCGCGGCATTCACCGACCTCGCACTTGCCGTGGGCGCGACGGCCGATGCGCAGAACGCCATGTCCAAGCTGGTGGCGCTGGCCGTGCACCTGATGGTCATTACCGTCATCTTCCAGTCCCGGCAGCGAGTCGGCCACTGGATTCGCGGGTCGGGCACGGGCCGTGACAGCGTCGTCGCACTGCGCACCTTGCTGGCCGACATCTGGGCCCCCGCGCTGGCGCTGTTCGTGGTTGGCCTGTGGGTGGTCTGGGCGCTTGGCGTCAACAACGGCTTCCAGCAACTGCTGCACTACTTTGCGTTGACCGCAGGGGTGCTGCTCGTGGCGGTGGTAACCGGCTACTTGGCCCTGGGCGCCCTCGACAAGACCTTCTTTGGCAGCCCCGCCGAAGACGGCAAGTCAGTCCACGTCATCCAGCACTATCAGCGCTTCACGCAACGTGCCGTGATCGCCGTCGTGGTCATCGTGGCGATCCTGACCTTGCTGCAGGTGTGGGGCTTCAGCGTGTTCAACTGGTTCGCGCCGGGCACCATCGGCCGCAGCCTGCTGTCGGCCGTCAGCACTATCGCCGTGGCGTGCGTGCTGGCCATCGTGGCATGGGAAGGCAGCAACTTCTGGATCAACCGGCGCATTGCGATCTGGACGGGGGCGGGCGACGTCGGCCGGGCCACCCGCCTGCGCACGCTGGTTCCGATCATGCGGACCACGCTGTTCATCGTGATTGCGCTGGTGGTGGTGCTGACCGCGCTGAACCAGTTGGGAATCAACATCGCGCCGCTGCTGGCCGGGGCCAGTATCGTGGGCGTCGCGCTCGGCTTCGGTTCGCAAAAGCTGGTGCAGGACTTCATTACCGGCATCTTCCTGCTGGTGGAAAACGCCATGCAGGTGGGCGACTCCGTTACCGTGGCGGGCGTGTCCGGCGTAGTGGAAAACCTGTCGATCCGCACGGTGCGCCTGCGCGCCGGCGACGGAGCCCTGCACGTGATTCCGTTCAGTTCGGTCAGCCTGGTCACCAACACCAACCGCGGCATCGGCAATGCGGCGATCCGCCTGAGCGTGCGGGCCGACGAGGATCTGGACCGCGTCATCGCCTCCATCAAGCAGGTGGGCGCAGAAATGCGCGACGACCCGCAATTCAAGGACGTGATCCTGGCCGATCTGGACTTGTGGGGCGTGGACCAGGTCGACGGCGCCACGGTCACCCTGGCCGGCCAGATCCGCACCACCGACCGTGGCCGCTGGGGCGTGCAGCGCGGCTTCAACCAGCGCATCTGGCGCCGGTTCCGTGAACTGGGCATCCAGCTCACGAACCCGCAGGAAACCGTCATCATCAATCCGCTGGCAGCGCCCAGGTCGGGCGATGCGGCAGGCGCTGGCGCTCCGGCCGGGGCGGACGGCGGGGCCACCGGCACGCCGCCGTCCGCGCCCCCCGCGCAGCCCGCCTGA
- a CDS encoding glycosyltransferase family 9 protein, giving the protein MPDQATPQAAAPGALHAAGTARRPAAPPRHLAVYISGGIGDTLMHLGFVKALADHAGEPITLVLATPPVATPLLLTQPYVRDVLAIPDLHHDKAHRVPRLTALLAPLGIDTLFLFSYQDHVLKAACAAKIPVRAGFLRTHKLWRAPWMTQWIWVRRAGTPHPDTHTWLPRLFTKYGYPTRPIEPSLTVTRSAGTDAAADAAAHAAADAAAHAAADTAADAAADAAAALAQDHPRLIGFGLSTSGVHKRYGVAQWLDVASQLADHDPTLSFLLFGAADVADTAQAILAASPHHLRWLDVTGSALPLTTGHALVARCLAFAGNDSMGIHLAVAADVPTVGLFGVTPPMAYSRLLTPLQASPAGAGMAGIRASDVARELIRQLGDQAP; this is encoded by the coding sequence ATGCCTGACCAGGCAACGCCGCAAGCGGCCGCGCCCGGTGCCTTGCACGCAGCCGGCACAGCACGCCGCCCGGCAGCTCCGCCGCGCCATCTGGCTGTGTACATTTCAGGCGGCATTGGCGATACGCTGATGCACCTGGGTTTCGTCAAGGCACTGGCCGACCATGCTGGCGAGCCGATCACCCTGGTGCTGGCCACGCCGCCGGTGGCCACGCCCCTGCTGCTTACGCAGCCCTACGTGCGCGACGTGCTGGCCATTCCGGACCTGCATCACGACAAGGCGCATCGCGTGCCACGCCTGACGGCGCTGCTGGCCCCCCTGGGCATCGACACCCTGTTTCTGTTCAGCTATCAGGACCACGTCCTGAAAGCCGCCTGCGCCGCCAAGATCCCGGTGCGAGCCGGCTTTTTGCGCACGCACAAGCTGTGGCGAGCGCCCTGGATGACGCAGTGGATCTGGGTCCGGCGCGCGGGCACCCCCCATCCGGACACGCACACCTGGCTGCCCCGCCTGTTCACGAAATATGGCTACCCGACGCGGCCCATCGAGCCGTCGTTGACCGTCACACGGTCCGCTGGAACCGACGCTGCCGCAGACGCAGCAGCACACGCAGCAGCAGACGCCGCAGCACACGCAGCAGCCGACACAGCAGCCGACGCAGCAGCAGACGCCGCCGCGGCGCTGGCGCAGGATCACCCCAGGCTGATCGGCTTCGGTCTGTCGACGTCAGGCGTGCATAAACGGTATGGGGTCGCGCAATGGCTGGACGTCGCGTCGCAGTTGGCTGATCACGACCCCACCCTGTCCTTCCTGCTGTTTGGCGCGGCCGACGTGGCGGACACGGCGCAAGCCATCCTTGCGGCGTCGCCCCATCACCTGCGCTGGCTGGACGTGACCGGGTCCGCCCTGCCCTTGACGACGGGCCACGCCCTGGTCGCCCGCTGCCTGGCGTTTGCCGGCAACGACAGCATGGGGATCCATCTGGCCGTGGCGGCCGATGTGCCGACGGTGGGATTGTTTGGCGTAACGCCACCGATGGCCTATAGCCGCCTGCTGACGCCCTTGCAGGCATCGCCGGCGGGCGCCGGCATGGCAGGCATCCGCGCCAGCGACGTGGCGCGGGAACTCATCAGACAGCTGGGCGATCAGGCGCCGTAA
- a CDS encoding methyl-accepting chemotaxis protein: MKSSLKYALFVNPLVQGVLFIAIAVLAYGQLNPGAGLPAVPPSTLLIVAALGAVVAVASALLGRLTLSRRQQAVEQLSTHWSRAATTGAPAPALGHRDIDQLAVRFDQSLAQFRPALIQSSQIADAFLDTCAQMSQYGERANQSVQRQSHEIEQLATTIQAMQQAVADVLERSSSAYDAAKNSETHIVQGRTIVDSAHATVADLATSIETAAGVVDSLEEESGNIGKVLVVIQSIAEQTNLLALNAAIEAARAGEHGRGFAVVANEVRTLASRTQQSTEEIKLMIERLQDNSQRVVNAIGDGRKKAATSVEHTLAAAGVLGNIFDNVRVIIDMNGHISTSVAQQQRFAAEIGSNVRNVQDISIHTSEGAKEAAQARRGLAGLAGDLKQLVGSYGA; encoded by the coding sequence ATGAAGTCTTCGCTCAAGTACGCTTTGTTCGTCAACCCGCTCGTGCAAGGCGTGTTGTTCATTGCGATTGCGGTGCTGGCCTACGGGCAGTTGAATCCGGGCGCAGGCCTGCCGGCCGTGCCACCCTCGACCCTGTTGATCGTGGCCGCGTTGGGCGCGGTGGTGGCGGTGGCGTCGGCTTTGCTGGGCCGCCTGACCCTGTCGCGCCGGCAACAGGCCGTCGAACAGCTGTCGACCCATTGGTCGCGCGCCGCCACGACCGGCGCACCTGCACCGGCCCTGGGCCATCGCGACATCGATCAGCTGGCAGTGCGTTTCGACCAGTCGCTGGCGCAGTTCCGGCCCGCGCTGATCCAGTCGTCACAGATTGCCGATGCCTTCCTCGACACGTGCGCGCAAATGTCGCAATACGGCGAGCGCGCCAATCAGTCGGTGCAGCGCCAGAGCCATGAAATCGAACAGCTGGCCACGACCATCCAGGCCATGCAGCAGGCGGTTGCCGACGTGCTGGAACGTTCGTCGTCGGCCTACGACGCCGCCAAGAATTCCGAAACCCACATCGTGCAGGGCCGGACCATCGTCGACAGCGCGCATGCCACCGTGGCCGACCTGGCCACGTCGATCGAAACGGCCGCCGGGGTGGTGGACTCGCTGGAAGAAGAGTCGGGCAACATCGGCAAGGTGCTGGTCGTGATCCAGAGCATTGCCGAGCAGACCAATCTGCTGGCCCTGAATGCGGCCATCGAAGCGGCTCGCGCGGGCGAACATGGCCGCGGTTTTGCCGTGGTCGCCAATGAAGTGCGCACCCTGGCCAGCCGCACCCAGCAGTCCACCGAAGAAATCAAGCTGATGATCGAACGCCTGCAAGACAACTCGCAGCGCGTGGTCAATGCCATTGGTGATGGCCGCAAGAAGGCGGCGACCAGTGTCGAGCACACCCTTGCGGCCGCGGGCGTGCTGGGCAATATCTTCGACAACGTGCGTGTCATCATCGACATGAACGGCCATATCTCGACGTCGGTGGCGCAGCAGCAGCGGTTCGCGGCGGAAATCGGCAGCAACGTCAGAAACGTGCAGGACATTTCGATCCACACGTCCGAAGGCGCCAAGGAAGCCGCCCAGGCCCGCCGCGGGCTGGCCGGCCTGGCAGGCGACCTTAAGCAGCTGGTGGGGTCTTACGGCGCCTGA
- a CDS encoding phosphatase PAP2 family protein: protein MTLASTAQWIGLHPVASYIATTIGTLLLAGLLAWVLHWTVRRGRDRWRDRLAPRVWLAIYAGAGAVALLIGMAAFAELAEALDADESLGRFDGLLAEALRTDPSTGMLEVLAWLTRAGNMVTLVGVSILVGAALLIARRRLFFFAWVITVAGNGALIRVLKGVFQRVRPVHEHGFVIEQGWSFPSGHASGSLVVYGMMAYLALRLARPPLSLLIAGALVALFLAIGFSRVFLYVHYFSDVLAGFVSGGAWLVLCITACEVVLRTTPARDVDRAAGEPAGQARTS from the coding sequence ATGACGCTGGCGTCCACCGCGCAATGGATAGGCCTGCATCCCGTGGCGTCCTACATTGCAACCACGATCGGCACCCTGCTGCTGGCGGGGCTGTTGGCCTGGGTGCTGCACTGGACCGTGCGGCGGGGCCGTGACCGCTGGCGCGACCGGCTGGCGCCGCGCGTCTGGCTGGCGATCTACGCGGGCGCGGGCGCCGTGGCCCTGCTGATCGGCATGGCCGCCTTTGCCGAACTGGCCGAAGCACTGGATGCCGATGAATCCTTGGGCAGGTTCGACGGCCTGCTGGCGGAGGCGCTACGCACGGACCCGTCCACCGGCATGCTGGAAGTGCTGGCGTGGCTGACCCGCGCGGGCAATATGGTGACGCTGGTGGGGGTCAGCATCCTGGTTGGCGCGGCCTTGCTGATCGCGCGCCGCCGGCTGTTCTTCTTTGCCTGGGTGATCACAGTCGCTGGCAACGGCGCGTTGATTCGGGTGCTGAAAGGCGTTTTCCAGCGCGTGCGGCCGGTGCATGAGCACGGCTTTGTGATCGAACAGGGCTGGAGCTTTCCCAGTGGTCATGCATCGGGGTCGCTCGTGGTGTACGGCATGATGGCCTATCTGGCGCTGCGGCTGGCCCGGCCGCCGCTGTCGTTGCTGATCGCGGGCGCGCTGGTGGCCTTGTTCCTGGCGATTGGCTTCAGCCGCGTGTTCCTGTACGTGCATTACTTCAGTGATGTGCTGGCGGGGTTCGTGTCGGGCGGGGCCTGGCTGGTGCTGTGCATTACCGCGTGCGAAGTGGTGCTGCGGACGACGCCAGCGCGTGATGTGGATCGGGCAGCCGGGGAACCGGCGGGGCAGGCCAGGACGTCTTGA
- a CDS encoding metallophosphoesterase family protein: MTVVLQVSDPHFGTEKPDVVEALLRLAHTLDPDVLLMSGDITQRAKRSEFAAAKAFVDRVGARQVIAIPGNHDIPLFNLFARAVSPYGHYQEVFPGTLEPVYSSPDLLLIGVNSTRNYRHEDGTVSAEQIARVSAALMKRRPGQLGIVVAHHPVHVLSPQDGKNLLHGHRAALGTWVLAGADLVLGGHIHLPFVRPVNDAMPGLGRDAWVVQAGTAVSTRTRANAPNSVNVIRYSPAADAGRCAIERWDCVDASQGFTQVDQILVNPCRGARSS; this comes from the coding sequence GTGACGGTAGTCCTGCAAGTGTCGGACCCCCATTTTGGCACCGAGAAACCGGACGTCGTGGAGGCGCTGCTGCGCCTGGCGCACACCCTGGATCCGGACGTGCTGCTGATGTCCGGTGACATCACGCAGCGCGCGAAACGCTCCGAATTCGCGGCTGCCAAGGCCTTTGTCGATCGGGTCGGTGCGCGCCAGGTGATTGCGATCCCCGGCAACCACGACATACCGCTGTTCAATCTGTTTGCCCGCGCGGTGTCGCCTTACGGGCACTACCAGGAAGTGTTTCCCGGGACGCTGGAGCCGGTGTACTCGTCGCCCGACCTGCTGTTGATCGGCGTGAACTCGACGCGCAACTACCGTCATGAAGATGGCACCGTGTCGGCCGAACAGATCGCGCGTGTCTCGGCGGCGCTGATGAAACGCCGCCCGGGCCAGCTTGGCATCGTGGTCGCGCACCATCCGGTGCATGTGCTGTCACCGCAGGATGGCAAGAACTTGCTGCATGGTCACCGCGCGGCGCTGGGCACCTGGGTGCTGGCGGGTGCGGACCTGGTTCTTGGCGGGCACATCCACCTGCCCTTCGTGCGGCCGGTCAACGACGCGATGCCCGGCCTCGGCAGGGACGCGTGGGTGGTGCAGGCCGGCACGGCCGTGTCGACGCGCACCCGCGCCAACGCGCCCAATTCCGTGAATGTGATTCGGTATTCGCCCGCGGCGGACGCGGGCCGCTGTGCCATCGAACGCTGGGATTGCGTGGATGCGTCGCAAGGCTTCACGCAGGTCGATCAGATCCTGGTCAACCCGTGCCGGGGAGCCCGTTCGTCATGA